One window from the genome of Diospyros lotus cultivar Yz01 chromosome 11, ASM1463336v1, whole genome shotgun sequence encodes:
- the LOC127813398 gene encoding protein trichome birefringence-like 23 has translation MRLNWKSLWWSIHKHKPLLAKLIVLILLFGLAFRFLSNKQSEIFDVAEIPHIEKVNTTKPESLVSVDLLGHGDQIPKHEICDIFTGDWVPSLVSPRYTNESCNIIESHQNCIKNGRPDTAYLYWRWNPRDCMLPQLDPVKFLKLMRNKKWALIGDSISRNHVQSLLCILSKVEPAVEVYHDADYRSKRWHFQSHNFTISVIWSPFLVEAAIFEDYNGVSTSEIKLHLDKLDKTWTDQYEGLDYMIFSTGKWFIKTAIYHENNAVLGCHYCPKRNLPELGYDFAYRKVLHNVFKFILESNHKGMIFYRTTTPDHFENGEWFSGGSCRRTAPVKEGEFKLNPLIKIIRDIELEEFEKAAAQASEKGLNLKLLDLMQLSLVRPDGHPGPYRHFYPFAKNKNAKVIYDCLHWCLPGPIDTWNDLIMELVMRSGQN, from the exons ATGAGGCTAAATTGGAAATCGTTGTGGTGGTCCATTCACAAGCACAAACCCTTACTCGCAAAACTGATTGTCTTGATCCTCTTGTTTGGACTTGCTTTTAGGTTTCTTTCCAACAAACAATCTGAGATTTTTGATGTTGCAGAGATTCCTCATATAGAGAAGGTGAACACTACTAAACCTGAAAGCCTAGTTTCTGTAGATTTGCTGGGGCACGGAGATCAAATTCCCAAACACG aaatatgtgatatttttactGGGGATTGGGTTCCAAGCCTGGTTAGTCCCCGTTACACTAATGAGAGTTGCAACATAATTGAAAGTCATCAGAATTGTATTAAGAATGGTCGCCCGGACACTGCGTATCTTTATTGGAGGTGGAATCCACGAGATTGCATGCTGCCTCAACTCGACCCTGTGAAATTTCTGAAGTTGATGAGGAATAAGAAATGGGCATTGATTGGTGATTCTATATCTCGAAACCATGTCCAGTCCCTGCTTTGTATTCTGTCCAAG GTTGAACCAGCTGTTGAAGTATACCATGATGCAGATTACAGATCCAAGAGATGGCATTTCCAGTCACACAACTTCACTATTTCTGTTATCTGGTCTCCATTCCTTGTAGAGGCTGCCATTTTTGAGGACTATAATGGTGTATCAACATCTGAGATCAAGCTTCATCTTGACAAACTTGATAAGACATGGACTGACCAGTACGAGGGTTTGGATTACATGATATTTTCAACTGGTAAATGGTTTATCAAGACTGCAATCTACCACGAGAACAACGCTGTATTGGGCTGCCATTACTGTCCCAAAAGAAACCTACCAGAGCTAGGTTACGATTTCGCCTATCGCAAAGTCCTCCATAACGTGTTCAAGTTCATCCTTGAATCCAATCACAAAGGAATGATCTTTTATAGGACGACGACGCCAGATCACTTCGAGAATGGTGAATGGTTCAGTGGTGGAAGTTGCCGAAGAACAGCTCCCGTAAAAGAAGGTGAATTCAAGTTGAACCCACTGATCAAAATCATCCGGGACATAGAATTGGAAGAGTTTGAGAAGGCGGCAGCTCAGGCTTCTGAAAAGGGTTTGAACCTCAAACTTCTCGATCTGATGCAGCTTTCGCTGGTAAGACCAGACGGGCACCCGGGTCCTTACAGGCACTTCTACCCCTTCGCCAAGAACAAAAATGCCAAAGTTATCTACGACTGTTTGCACTGGTGTTTGCCGGGGCCGATAGACACTTGGAACGATCTGATTATGGAGCTGGTTATGAGAAGTGGTCAGAATTAG